One stretch of Miscanthus floridulus cultivar M001 chromosome 18, ASM1932011v1, whole genome shotgun sequence DNA includes these proteins:
- the LOC136520105 gene encoding LOB domain-containing protein 22-like: MPTPPAAQDAPTWSSSSGGVISSESASPSYSSPSDPSSSSPPAPVPSSSSAPAPSSDSRGASAPSPPPSSCAACRHQRRKCPPNCLLKHYFVADEPDKFRNALRMFGVKNLQRMLQKVPPPRRDVCVQTIVYESNLRAADPVRGCCRVIQDLENQLMDTAVELEVLRRRLESYRQMTRGSQPQPPNPLAIQQQLMARTTSDDMQDPYGVPAPPAANELTATQPQLSAMEMEPQLSPVQPQLSTTPP, from the coding sequence ATGCCAACACCACCGGCGGCGCAAGATGCGCCGACGTGGTCTTCGTCATCTGGCGGCGTGATTTCGTCAGAATCCGCCTCACCGTCGTATTCCTCGCCCTCGGATCCGTCCTCGTCCTCGCCCCCGGCCCCGGTCCCTAGCAGCAGCAGCGCGCCGGCGCCGTCATCTGACAGCAGAGGCGCGTCGGCGCCttcgccaccgccgtcgtcgtgcGCCGCGTGCAGGCACCAGCGGCGCAAGTGCCCGCCGAACTGCCTCCTGAAGCACTACTTCGTCGCCGATGAGCCCGACAAGTTCCGGAACGCGCTCCGGATGTTCGGCGTCAAGAACTTGCAGCGCATGCTCCAGAAGGTTCCGCCGCCGAGACGGGACGTGTGCGTGCAGACCATCGTCTACGAGTCCAACCTACGCGCGGCGGACCCCGTGCGCGGCTGCTGCAGAGTAATCCAAGATCTGGAGAACCAGCTCATGGACACCGCCGTCGAGCTTGAGGTGCTGCGGCGACGGCTGGAGTCGTACCGGCAAATGACGCGCGGCTCCCAGCCCCAGCCACCTAATCCTCTGGCGATACAGCAGCAATTGATGGCAAGGACAACAAGCGACGACATGCAAGACCCATACGGCGTGCCAGCGCCACCGGCGGCGAACGAGCTCACCGCGACACAGCCACAATTATCCGCGATGGAGATGGAGCCGCAATTATCGCCAGTGCAGCCACAGCTCTCCACGACGCCGCCATAA
- the LOC136521605 gene encoding GDSL esterase/lipase APG-like, producing MMMAPQAQGRRVSMVLAVLLLVVGMGSHGGEAQPLVPAVMTFGDSTVDVGNNDYLHTIIKANFPPYGRDFANHVATGRFCNGKLATDMTADTLGFTTYPAAYLSPQASGQNLLIGANFASAGSGYYDHTALMYHAIPLSQQLEYFKEYQSKLAAVAGAGQAHSIITGALYIISAGASDFVQNYYINPFLYKTQTADQFSDRLIGIFHSTVSQLYGMGARRIGVTSLPPLGCLPASITLFGHGSNGCVSRLNRDSQSFNRKMNATVDALSRRYPDLKIAVFDIYTPLYDLATDPRSQGFTEARRGCCGTGTIETTVLLCNPKSVGTCPNATSYVFWDAVHPSEAANQVLADSLITEGLILVT from the exons atgatgatggcaccgcAGGCGCAGGGGAGGCGGGTGTCGATGGtcctggcggtcctcctcctggTGGTGGGGATGGGAAGCCACGGAGGCGAGGCGCAGCCGCTGGTGCCGGCGGTGATGACGTTCGGCGACTCGACGGTGGACGTCGGGAACAACGACTACCTCCACACCATCATCAAGGCCAACTTCCCGCCCTACGGCAGGGACTTCGCCAACCACGTCGCCACCGGGAGGTTCTGCAACGGCAAGCTGGCGACCGACATGACTG CTGACACGTTGGGGTTCACCACCTACCCTGCTGCGTACCTCAGCCCGCAGGCGTCAGGGCAGAACCTCCTGATCGGCGCCAACTTCGCGTCCGCGGGATCTGGGTACTACGACCACACGGCACTGATGTAT CACGCGATCCCACTGTCCCAGCAGCTTGAGTACTTCAAGGAGTACCAGTCGAAGCTGGCGGCGGTGGCCGGCGCCGGGCAGGCCCACTCCATCATCACCGGCGCTCTCTACATCATCAGCGCCGGCGCGAGCGACTTCGTGCAGAACTACTACATCAACCCCTTCCTCTACAAGACGCAGACCGCCGACCAGTTCTCCGACCGCCTCATCGGCATCTTCCACAGCACCGTGTCG CAACTGTACGGCATGGGAGCGCGGCGCATCGGCGTGACGTCGCTGCCGCCGCTGGGGTGCCTGCCGGCGTCGATCACGCTGTTCGGGCACGGCAGCAACGGGTGCGTGTCGAGGCTCAACAGGGACTCGCAGAGCTTCAACCGGAAGATGAACGCCACCGTGGACGCGCTGTCGCGGCGGTACCCGGACCTGAAGATCGCCGTGTTCGACATCTACACGCCGCTCTACGACCTGGCCACCGACCCGCGGTCGCAGGGGTTCACGGAGGCCAGGCGGGGCTGCTGCGGGACGGGCACGATCGAGACCACGGTGCTCCTCTGCAACCCCAAGTCGGTCGGGACGTGCCCCAACGCCACGTCCTACGTCTTCTGGGACGCCGTCCACCCGTCCGAGGCGGCCAACCAGGTCCTCGCCGACTCCCTCATCACCGAGGGCCTCATCCTCGTCACGTAA